A window of Sphingobacterium kitahiroshimense genomic DNA:
AATCTATCAAAAGAGATATTTTGATAATCATTTGCTTCATATCGCTGTATTTGTTGAGCTTGAATACCGATCTTTTTAGCTAAATCTGTTTGTGACAAATGTTGAGCTATTCGAGCCTTTATAATCAATTTTGGGAGTTCCTCTAATGATTTGGCTTCCAGTAATTTCAAATTTCCTGTTTTGAGAGATTCATATTCTTCCAGTTCTTCGTTCAATGAAGATATCATGGCATCAAAAGAATGTGATGAATATAATTTTTCTATTTCACTCATCTCTTGATTAGCAAGAACAGTGTTTCTGTGCACCGTCAATTCAGCTATCTTCTCTTTAGTCAGGTTTTCCTGTTGTGTGTTCTTAATCATGGCAGGTCAATAATTATAATACCTTTTGCTTGATTTGTATTTTTATCTCTTTGAAAAAAGTCTTTAAACATTAGGCCGCTAGCTCCTTCTGTCGTGTTCGCTGGAAATACATCTGCACAAAATTGATCTTGGATAAGCTTTCTATTTCCAGCATCATTTAATAAAATCAGTTCCGGACATATTTTAAAAAGAGTTTCCAGTTGTATGTTTCTTTTCTCTCTATCTTCATCCTTGTGCCAGCATACGTCTATATCATTGGGACGTGGCTTTTTCGTTACAAAACTGCCATCCACATAAATGTGACTGCATGATATTTGCTTGAAAATTTCCAGTAATTTTCCAAATCTTTCAAATATATAACGTCTGTGTTCATTGTGTGCAAATATTTCTTCAAATTTATCCAAGGCTAATCTGTGTTCCCCGACCACAAGAAGACCTGTATCTTCATCAAAAACAATATTCATTTCTAGGCTAATAATTCATGTTAGGTAAAACTACAACAATTTTGTTGTAGTTTTGTTTGGGTCAAGTAAAAATTATAATCATTTAACATTTATGTGGCTCCAAGCAGTATTCAAAAACATACCTATGAAATTTGAGCTGTCATCATTTAAGTAGACCTGTGTGTAAAAAAAGGACTTCAAAAATTTCGAAGTCCCTTCCCTAATTATTATTGGTAGATAAATCTTTATCGATAGATTTTTTATTCGAAAGGTGCTTTCTGACAAAAACACAGCTTAAATGCTATTTTATATACAGATCTAAAGTAAACCGTTATACGATCATAAATTAAATATACTGAAAAGTTTTAGTTTTCAAAGGAATGGGTTTTTATGATAGACCTTCTTCCTCAATTTCCTTTTCCTTCAGCTGGTTTCGGTAACAAGCCAATAACTGGACACTCACATTGCTATGTGCCGTTCTCATGTATTCAACTACATCGTGTAGTAAACAAGCTCCTGAATTAGAAAACGAGAATAATATTGAGCTTACCGGTGAATTAACCTCTTCTTTCGATACGAATATTCAAAATATTATATCTTTACGAGAGAAGAATAATAATATATCAACTGTAAGCTTAGCTTTGCATTCTAATAACAATGAAAAATATACAACAGGCTCTAATAAAATCGAGCTTTTAGAAAAACTCTCGACAAAAACCAATAGTATTGATATTATTAATTCACTTGCTCAGGAAAACATCATAACTTTGGGAGAGAAAGAAATTTTTATAAATTTATCTAATGAAATTTCTTATTCAAAAAATCCAGATGAGGTAGTGAAAAGATACAGTGAAATTTTAAACAAAATGGAATATATAACAAATTTGAAGGTGTAATTCTTGCAATGACTTATACAGCAAAAGAATATCCACAAATTATTTCTTTGCAAAAAAAAGATCAATATATTAAGCTCCATTCAAGTAATAACAAGCAAGATTTTTAACATCTTGCGCAGGGGCATCAATTGGTTTAGCTTTAGCATTTGTTGGCTTAGCCGCAAGTGGAGCAAGCGTGATTGGAGCAGGGATTGGAGCAGCGGGTTTTATATATGCAAGTGCTCAATGGGGAGCTTCTTGTCGATAATTTTATAAGATATGTTTAAAATAAGTAAAAAAATAATCTTCATCGCTTTCGTGATCTGCCTATTTTGCATCGGACTAGGCATAAATGATATTATTGAAGATTACAGAAAAAATCACAATTTTTTGGTTAAAGACTTATTTATTTTTATTCCCTATATAATATCGGGAGGAATTTTCTTTTATATTTTATACATAAAAAAAGAAAAAGACACTAAGTCTCATTCAAACTAAACATTACAACAACAGTTAATCAACCACCATGATTAACTGTTGTTTTCAGGGGTTTATCCCATTCCGACACTTCTTTTTAATTGCTAAATCTCCTGATCCCAAAGATCAGTCAAAGAAGTAAAACCTTGATTTATAATTTAAATTTTCAAAAAATAGAAATAAAATAGCTCTAGGGGGGGACCCAAGAGTTAACAGTGGGTTTCACCATATCGATGAAAGCTATGCGAAAAGTGATGTTAGTGATAGAGAGATTGCTTACATCTGGGGTCTGTATACTGTTGAAGGAACTAAGGTCACAATTGAACGTTACCTAACACCAATTTTTGCGGAGCCTTATCAAACCTATGTAGACCATTGCGATTTGAAATTGTTTATTCCTTTTGGGGGATGAAGGGGACTTTCTACAGCTTCAAAAACCACTCTTTTTGCTTCCGCAAGTGTTTTTTCTTGTGCTTTTATAAATGTGGTACATAGCAAAGTGACGAAAAAACAAGTAGAGATCATTCGGATCATATTTCTTTTTATTTAGTACTTTTTATCTATAGCTAATCGCGATTCATTTGTTCTTTATGTACAAATTCAAGATTTTTAGGAATAGGTTTACTTATCCCTCACTTTCCTTTCCCTCAGCTGGTTTCGGTAATAGGCCAATAACTGGACGCTCACCATCACCGTAGAATTGTCCATAAGACAATCCATGATGCCTATTGAAAGTAAATCAACTTATCATGAACTATTCGAAATTTATATTGTTCTAGACCGAGTGCAAAAGTAAGATTGTGAAATTTGAGTTGTCGTTATTTAAGTAAACCTGTTTTAATAAAAAAGGACTTCAAAAATTTCGAAGTCCCTTCCCTAATTATTATTGGTAGATAAATCTTTATCGATAGATTTTTTATTCGAAAGGTGCTTTCTGACAAAAACACAGCTTAATGCTATTTTATATACAGATCT
This region includes:
- a CDS encoding DUF6932 family protein yields the protein MNIVFDEDTGLLVVGEHRLALDKFEEIFAHNEHRRYIFERFGKLLEIFKQISCSHIYVDGSFVTKKPRPNDIDVCWHKDEDREKRNIQLETLFKICPELILLNDAGNRKLIQDQFCADVFPANTTEGASGLMFKDFFQRDKNTNQAKGIIIIDLP
- a CDS encoding helix-turn-helix transcriptional regulator encodes the protein MIKNTQQENLTKEKIAELTVHRNTVLANQEMSEIEKLYSSHSFDAMISSLNEELEEYESLKTGNLKLLEAKSLEELPKLIIKARIAQHLSQTDLAKKIGIQAQQIQRYEANDYQNISFDRLIEIAKAVGVCVEFEKTVIIGSGPKFSIPSNIIEGDIAKAEQITKERSSLVF